In Cupriavidus basilensis, one genomic interval encodes:
- the dinB gene encoding DNA polymerase IV encodes MSSVPRRIAHLDMDAFYASVELLRYPELRGKPVVIGGGRNAVPEILPDGSRRFARLRDYAGRGVVTTSTYEARALGVFSAMGMMKAAQLAPDAILLPTDFDSYRHYSRLFKAAVATFTSDIEDRGIDEIYIDLSDLPGEPADIGTRIKQAVREATGLSCSICIAPNKLLAKIGSELDKPDGLTLLAASDVPLRIWPLPVRKVNGIGPKATEKLATLGIATVGDLASADLGMLQSHFGRSYAAWLAEIAQGHDERPVVTSSEPKSVSRETTFERDLHPRQDRQTLSEVFTGLCQRVAEDLRRKGYVGRTIGVKLRYDDFHTVTRDLSMPAPTADAVQLRRAATECVKRVPLDRKIRLLGVRVSALTPAGELEPAALPVQAELPFADNA; translated from the coding sequence ATGTCATCTGTACCCCGCCGCATCGCCCACCTGGATATGGACGCGTTCTACGCGTCCGTCGAGCTATTGCGATATCCGGAGCTGCGCGGCAAGCCCGTGGTGATCGGTGGTGGACGAAATGCGGTACCCGAGATACTGCCCGACGGCAGCCGGCGCTTTGCCCGCCTGCGCGACTACGCCGGGCGCGGCGTCGTCACCACATCCACCTACGAAGCCCGCGCGCTGGGCGTGTTCTCCGCCATGGGTATGATGAAGGCCGCGCAGCTCGCCCCCGACGCCATCCTGCTGCCCACGGATTTCGACTCGTACCGGCACTACTCCCGCCTGTTCAAGGCTGCCGTCGCCACCTTCACCAGCGACATCGAAGACCGCGGCATCGACGAGATCTACATCGACCTGAGCGACTTGCCCGGCGAGCCCGCCGATATCGGCACCCGCATCAAGCAAGCGGTGCGCGAAGCCACGGGACTGAGCTGCTCCATCTGCATCGCCCCCAACAAGCTCCTCGCCAAGATCGGCTCCGAACTCGACAAACCCGACGGCCTCACCCTGCTGGCAGCCAGCGATGTGCCACTGCGCATCTGGCCGCTGCCCGTGCGCAAGGTCAACGGGATCGGCCCGAAGGCCACCGAGAAACTCGCCACGCTGGGCATCGCCACGGTCGGCGACCTCGCCAGCGCGGACCTGGGCATGCTGCAAAGCCATTTCGGCCGCAGCTACGCCGCCTGGCTGGCCGAGATCGCGCAAGGCCATGACGAACGCCCGGTGGTCACCAGTTCGGAGCCCAAGTCCGTGAGCCGGGAAACCACCTTCGAGCGCGACCTGCACCCCAGGCAAGACCGCCAGACCCTCTCCGAAGTCTTTACCGGCCTGTGCCAGCGCGTGGCGGAAGACCTTCGCCGCAAGGGCTACGTGGGCCGCACCATCGGCGTCAAGCTGCGCTACGACGACTTTCACACCGTCACCCGCGATCTCAGCATGCCAGCGCCGACGGCGGACGCCGTACAACTGCGGCGCGCCGCCACCGAATGCGTCAAACGCGTTCCGCTGGATCGGAAGATCCGCTTGCTGGGCGTGAGGGTCAGCGCGCTGACGCCTGCGGGAGAGCTGGAGCCGG